CAATCATGAGCCTATGACAACTAAAGTAAACCTCAAAATGCGTGCAATTATTAAAATTGGCTTTGGGTTGGCGGATaaagaaattttgcaaaatttaaaGGCAAATGGCAGGACAATTGAATATGTTGTTTCCTATTTGTCTCAATTTCTTCTTTATGGTACTGAAAGACGGTAAAGTAGAGATAGGAAGTGAAAGAGGAAATGGAGCTTATGTGTTATCAACACCTAGCCCCTAATTTCTATTGACGACTTGAGAGCTGGTGCCACACTATTGAGACCTAGGAATTAATTTTTCAGAAAAGTGGAATATATGGATCCAGGGCATAGCAAGGTTTGAGTTCTGTCTAGTTCAAACCGGTTCGTGTAATTCTTACTACATCTAGTGTAAACTCATATAGTTTTGGTGTAAtcgtgaattttataccaactTTGTTGTACGAGTTGACAAATTCAACTTTATACTCAAGTTGTACGATTTTACACCAAAAGTTGTAAGAATTACATCAACCGGTTCGAATTGGACAAAATTCAATTGTGTAGCCCTATTTCCGAAATTTAATCGGCAAGATGACTATACTAAGGGCAATACATGTGAGCATGTATTTTAGATGATTAGGTGTACATATTAACAATTTCCCACGTGAGCCATTACAAAATTTCTTCTGTCAATGGCAATATCTCTCGATGTTAACTGCTtattgcttttgttttctccAGTGTGGATATTCATCTCCTGCTGAATCTGGAATCATACATGACTTGGGCCTTTCTACTGCAGAGGTTCACAGCCTAAACTCCTGAACCATGGGATTTATTACATATGCACTTTGCTATGCTATTGTCAAAAGCAAAGCTAGCTTGTATTATGTGAATAGACAAACCTGGATAATGACCAATAGTAAGTACAGTAGTAAAATGTCTAGATGAAATCATGGCAATGCCGAGGTGATGGTAAGAAAAGCAAAATTCACAATAAGAACACTCTCATTATTCGGCTATGTTTGTTAATGAGACCAGTAGCATAATTATAATAAACAGAACTTATTTGTGCTGATGTCTGGTAGTATACATGACTAAAGAAGCACAAAGCTACTGTACTAACAACATCACCCCTTTCCACATGGAACTTGTTGATTGCAGGCTCATGTAGCTTTATTAAAAAAGGTTTACAAATTGATGCACTGAGAAGTATATACAAGAACTTGAGATTTTAAGTTTTACCATTTTTCCTCTGCATGATTCTCAGCTTGATAATCAAATCTGAGGCAATAGGTATTAGTGTGTATAAGGATTTATCCCCTTGCAAAACCATTAACCATCGACATCAACTCTGTTTTGAATATAAAAGCATTGCTCAGTACAGATTAGCTGCTTATTATGCTGCAAATCTGTTTGAACAGTAACGCAACATTAGTGCTCCTGTCAATATTCCTTCTCTTGCTGGTTTGTGACCTTTTCTCATCGCCCATTGCATTTTCAGTATTCGACTTTTGGGTCATTGTTGTTATTTGGATCCATGTTGGGTGCAATCATAAGCGGCAAAGTAGCTGACATCATTGGTCGAAGAGGCGTAAGTTTGTTAAGTTCTAATTTAAGAAGTATTAATTATGAGGAGATTCATCATTCTCAATGCAGATGaaactagtatttcaactctGCCCCTTTGGGTGCAGGCATTATGGTTTGCTGAACTACTTCTCATCATTGGTTGGCTAGCAATTGCGTTTGCAAAggttccttcatttcttctgtCCTAGAATTGACAATTAACAcgttttcctttatttattcTGTCAAGATTAAGCACGTCTGTCAGAAGTTGTTTTAGGGTATACGTATGATAAAGCTCAATATTCTAGTGGTTTGGATTTCTTAAGACTTGAAAAAGATTATTTCAGAAACTACCTTATTTTCTTTGTAAACTGgtccagaaacaattcataGCACAATAGACTGTTGATAATATGCCAATAGATATTGTAATGGAtgggaaaagtgaataaaaaaaaaactgcaactGAAGTTGTTGAGGTAAATATCATATTACGGTGCAATTGCAAAAGAACAAATCTGCAAGGATGTCTTCAAAAGGTTACATTGCCAGATTCAAGCAAACAAATTAATTAAACGCTGTAGATTATAACATTTCCATGAGATGTCTATTATTAGAGAGGAAAAGTTAAAAAGGAATAAGTAAGCATATACTAAATCAGGAAAGCACTAACAATTCAACTTTCACAGGGCGTGTGGTGGCTCATAGTAGGAAGACTGTTGTTGGGATTCAGCACTGGAGTTCAAACTTATGTGGTAATTGAAGCAAGTTTATCAAGCTATTATCCTTTTGTTTATCAGTTCCTTTCATACGTAGACCCACTTTTATTCTGGTTCACAGTCTATCGTATATCTTGCTGAAACCATACCACCAAATATTCGGGGAGGATTCACAATGGCAAGTCAGGTAAACTGAAAAAGTAAGATGTTCTTTAAAGAAGCAATACCTCTCCTAACTGCATTTTCTATAAACTCACAGTTCATGGCATGTGCGGGCATCGCTGTGATGTTTTCCTTCGGGAACATCATTCCATGGCGTTTTCTAGCCTTAATTGGTAATGTTGCTTTCTACTGTCTGTCACTTTTATAAGCTGAAGTCATGTTGGTCAGTGCATTTACTTATTTTTCCTATTAGACAAATTGCATGCGTACTTTTAACAATTTCTTTGCGTCATGTTTCCAGGAACCATACCGTGTATCATACAACTCATTGGGTTATTCTTTGTTCCCGAGTCTCCTAGATGGTTGGTGCGTTTTATTTGATATTCGCAATTAGTTCCTTTGCTGATTGATGTAAAGAAATAGGAGAGAGTAAAAAGTAAAGAATTTGACAACAGTCACATAATTACCTATCCTTCCATTCAAAGCAAAAGCCATAGTAATATCGTGCTTTGTTCAGGACCGAGTAACCAAATGTGGGGAAATCCCTGACAGAAAAATTTATGAGTTTTTAGCACAATGAGATGCCGATTATCACGTATTATATTTCTATTCCCAATTTTCTGTTGTGTAAAATGATAGAATAGGTCATAAAACATTTCTGCTGGGATAAAGAACAATAGATTTTGAACTGAAGTTTTTAGACGAGAAAAAAGAGTACAACTATTTCTTTTGTAAACAAACTAGACCTTGGTGTTTATGCTATGGCATCAAAACTTGTCGGAATGAAGTTATAAAAGAATTTTAGAGACGAAGGAAGACAATTTTCAATGTGTTCTTCGAAGAAATTTCTTAGAATTTTGCctctcctttctttttgttaacttttactttgtcCTGCTGACCAGGtttgctttttctttgattGCTTTTACTAATAGTCCAAACTATTAACTTACTTGCAAAGGAAAAAGGGTTGAAAATCGAGTACCATATTTGTTTCCATACTTGCTCTGTTAGCTGATTACATGATTTGTTCCCTGTAGGCAAATGTTGGTCGACAAAAAGAGCTAGAAGCAAGTCTTCAATGGCTTAGAGGTAAGGAAACTGATATCTCTCAAGAAGCCGCTGAGATACAGGTAATTTGTAGACATCACATTTTAGAAACTGAATCTCTTAATTGAACTAAGAAGAAAAGGcattaccatttctgttaccCATTCATAGCTGGTGAAACTATAACGAACTTGGGATCTTGTAGGACTGCAACCAATCTCTATATAAGCAACCAATCTCTAGATTTCAGGAGTTGCTTGAGACGAGATATGCCCGTCCAGTCAGTGTGAGCTCCAGCAGTTCAATCTGAGAAGGGCCTGCAACAGTTATTAACATGTCCTATCTTCCTAATTCTTGTTATATATTTTCAGATTGGAGTTGGACTATCTTTCCTGCTACCATGGGGAGGCAGTAATGGAGTTTTATTATACGCAAGCTCGATATTTGATACTGCAGGTAAATTTAGAGTCTGGATTAATTTGATCCAGAAATATAAAAGACTTCGACTTGagaaattaatttcctaaattGTTTTCTCTGCTCACCCTTTAGTCAATGGTGTATTACTTGGTACACTGAGAAAATTGATACGACATGCACGTAATGTGTTAAGAGAACTAAACTTCAGGTGATGACAGGTTGCAATGTTGGTATTGCAACTACGACTATGTCTTTTATTCAGGTACTCAAGCTTGAATGTGGATTATTTATAAGGCATCTGCTTGATGTGTATTTCACGACATGTTAGCATTTTCTGCAGATTCCGTTTTCTGTTTTAGGGGTTCTCTTGATGGATAAATTTGGAAGAAGGCCACTTCTAATGGTTAGAATGTCgactatatttttcttttattctttcatCTATTTGACATTAATACCAGAAGTTTCATAGGTGGATTTGGCTGGAGCATGCTTGGGAGGCCTTCTTATAGGAGTGGGATTCCTGTTGCAGGTTTTATTGGACATTTCAGTTATCTCTGTTTCATTGATCATATGAAAGTTAATGTTCTTAGATATTGGTGAATATGAGCAGGATTTAAAACTGCCGGTGGATCTCAGTGCAACAACAGTTTTTGTTGGCATGCAGGTAGCTTCATGAATAATAGTAAAACATCActtcaacaaaattttttagCCATTAGTTTCTTTTGTTACATTTGTTATCATTTGGCTGGAAGATCATAACAGAAGTATGCAGCAAATGTATGAAATTGTTTGAAATCTGAAAATCGCCTttcatgcctttggaatttcattCCTGTCTATTGCAGAACTGAATTTGGACATGATATTGGTTTATTATAGATTCTTTATCTGAACTAGATGAAACTGAACcatttgtattttcttattcCTGACACCAGATGTTTTTTGCATTTTATGCCTTTGGAGCTGGTTTGCCATTCGTCATCATCGCTGAGGTTTGCCATTTTCAATATACTCTTTAATTGTATCCTTTTCAGACTTATCAAGGGGTGCAAGACATTTCAAAGAATCTGAACCCTTGTCTAATTGGCGTCTTTCCATTGCAGGTATTTCCAATGAACATAAAGGGCACAGCTGGAAGTTTAGCAGCTTTCATTAACTATTTGAACTCGTGGATTGTCGCCTATGTCTTTAACTTTTTGTTCAAGTGGAGTTCAGCAGGTAattaatctctctctctctctctctctccaatatatatgtgtgtgtgtgtgtgtgtgtccttGCGCATTCTTCTTTTTTACATATAAATATTAGCAAATGTTAGTTTTATCAATATGACGCAACTCTTTCAATCTTTCTCATGAAATTTCAGATCAGATAGAATTTGAACAAGGGTTGAGTATGCATATTTTACACTCAACTCTACCACTGCTAATAAGTGCTAAGCTAAGTTAGAATTGTTTGCTCACTTTCTTACTTCGGCTCTTCTGATTATCAAATACACTTACCTCTGTTTTAGAAACTCATAAGAGCCATAGAAAGTGAAAAAGATTAGCAAATTTTCGCACATCCTAACAGATTCTCAATTGTTTCTTTTGGAATAATATTTTTGGTTGAATCATGAGTGAGCAGGAATGCTTTGCGTGCCATGCGATTAACTGAGAAACATAACAGATATGCTTGTTTCACCTTCCCTTTGAATGTTGTCCTCCAGGAGCATTCTTCATATTTTCGATTATCTATGCATTGCTGATTCTCTTCGTCCTAAAGATGTTGCCTGagacaaagaagaaaagtctTGAAGAGATACAGGCACTGTGGACACAAGAAGTCCACTGATATTTGCAGGAACTTCTTATACCAGCAATGCTGCACAAGTTGTAAGGTGTTGAGAAGCATGATACATAAAGCACTGATCCCAGATGTCAAAAATAAGTTGTTGAAATGGAAAACTAAAAACCAGATCATAATGGCTTGTTAGGTCCTCTTCTTTTCCATGAAATTCTATGTTTCGACAATGCCAATTTTCTCCTTCCAATTGATTCCTTACCTTAGCAGCAGCTGGATTAACATTTAGCCATTATAAGGGCTTGTTGAGTTCTCTTCTTATCTGTGGAATTCTATGTTTCTACATTGCCAATCGATTCTTTACTTTAGCAGCTAGATTTAACATTTAGCCATCATGTACGTACACTATGAATGAGGTGTGCAAACGCTAAGCTCATAGAAGCTAGAGGGCATTATCGTTTATGATTTCTAACATTGACTAGTTTTCATGGGGACAaagtatatatttataatatttagGGCGGTAAAACATGACTATCCAAAGTTGAAGGGGCAAAGTGTGATTAACCATTCATGAAAAGTAATGTATATATCTTCAATTCTCTAAAGGAAATCCAACTGAGATGGAGTTGAAATCTGAAAAGTCTCTATTGTTCGTTAATTATATAACACATATGATATAAATCTATCTATCTATACTCCTTATAAAAGTATGGATAATTTAGACAAGTAGGATGTAAGTAACTATGAAAATTCCTCTCATAGTTGTATATACTTTTATACAAATAGGAAAACTGAAATAGGACTAGCAAAATATTTACAACCTATTAttatcatcaatcaaaaaaaaactGACAGAAAGCTGAATACTAATCGTAAAGTCACATAAACAAGACAATGAAATGAACCAAAGTCTGAAAAAACAGCCCAATTTGAGTACCAGACTACCAATCCTGAATGACAAATCACACAAGAGAACTTTAGTAGAAAAAAACAAAGTGCAGAATGTGAatctttgtttggattgggctttatttcccaaaatttatttgcttacatcatcattacaatttccaatacacctttttaccttctcaattacctttttatctcacatacatcacatcacaaaaagtgctacagtaaaaatatctctaataattcacaatccaaacaagcaacAATTCAACATATGATCAATTCGTGCAAACAAAATACAACCAGCAACCAATTCCCACACCATATCtaatggaggaaaaaaaaaaggtaagaaCATAGAGTACTTTCTTGTGTATggaattttattattgttgtaCCTTTTCATAATTTAGCATATATATAGAAATAGGCTCACAATAGCATTTTTGGTAAATTATAAGATATCTACAAAAAGCCATTTCACtacaatttaaaggaaaaaagacCCCCAAAATAGGGTTAGATTAAGCATACTAAGCACTAAAAATAACCAAAGAGAACTCAATTTGACGAGTAGATGAAGAGGAACAAAAATTCTGTAGATATGTGAGAGTCAAGGAAAGCAAATGACAAGCACatgataattttaaaaataaccaCAATCACTAAATTTTGTATCATAAGATAGTATAATTTACACTACTCTTGACATGCTTATCATTCACAAAATTTCTAACTATGATTCTATTTCATTATTTCCCAATGCATCAATCAATTTGTACAAGTCCAGAAAGAAACTAACACAAATGAATCTCTCTCTTTGCAGTAGTTGGTATGAATATTCATTAactaaaaaataatagaaacaGCACAATGAAAGATGCACACTATTAAAGAAGACACAAAAAATTGCCACTGCAAACCCAACAACACAATCCTATTGGTTCTTTGGAGCATAAACTAAGAAACAATACCTTAGTTAGTGTTGCAATAAAATGGCTTACAAAAGACTTGTATCGAAGGCCAAAAATAACCTTCTGTTGTTTGATATTACATATATACCATGTATTTATCAAGAGCACGCTGCGTTCATAAGTAGAGTTATTTGTCCTAGATTGGATTGAATGAGGAATAAACTTAACATACAAGCAAGGGTCGAAAGTTTATCAGTTTAGATTTTTGGGTCTAGATTATATTACGACTTATATATTGGATATGTTGGATCTTGTAACATAACGACTTCTTATAAAACTGCAATTCACAATCAAATATAAAAGGGAGTAGTTTATCTATCTTGTACCTTGacataatatttatttcaaaaaaaagaaaaacaaaaaaccacCCAAAATTACACCTAATTGCCAAAAAAACATTACATTTACTACTGTTTACACTTGTATTGATCATTAgatgtttcttttcctttaacaGAGGTCAGGTTTGGCCCCCCTCTAAATCACTGTACTCTTTTCGATTATAAATAGATTAAGGGATGGCATCcctatatatattaaaaaaaaaaaaaaaacacttgtaCAAACTTCTATCTGTGCTAATTGCATTGACATTTTGCCTAACTCATAATTTGACTCTTTGTCCCTCAGGAGTGTTCTTCATATTTGCTACTATTTGTGCATTGCTTATTCTTTTTGAGGCAAAGTTGTTGCCTGAGACAAAAGGGAAGAGTCTCGAAGAAATACAAGCATTATGGACCCAACAAGATCTCCCCTCTAATTATATCTGCAGTTAGGTGATTGATAGAAATTGTCAATCTCATCTTCGAGAATTAATTATAAAGAATTTGGCTGTCTATGATTTTGTTTCAGATATTTGGCAAAGATCTGCACTGTTAAATTAGGACAGACCAACTAATTATTTGGTGAACTTTCTCTTTCTCTGTTTGGTAATTAATCAAGTTTTAAATAAGCTAAGCAAGACAAATTTGACATTTTGTAAATAGAGAGCTGTTGCTAAGTCATGTATAGTGTGACTTGACTGATAAATTTAATTTCTGCTGAAAATGAAACTGGATCAGCATTGGGCCCTCATTTCGCCCGAACAATTCTATAGCCTTACATCCTTGTTCAGGCACACACCCAAGTCCAATTTCTTATAGATTTACTAAAGGTCACACAAATCCAGCCTGGGGGGGTTTGGGTTCCCATGGGTTTTAACACACAAGTAATTTCGGGATTGTTATTgaaattttcataatttttattacttattaCCATTTCCGTTGACTGTTCaatgaagataaaaatgttccctttttttttaacttacatATATTCAGATTAAGAGTAGCCAATACAAGATGACTCACTTGATAAGAACAAGTCATTTTCTCATAAGAGATCGTATGCTCGAATTATATTCTCAATATGAGAGCTGCGTTGGTAAACAATTTGTAAAAACGGTACAAACAACTTGTGGTCATGGGAGCATATTTTGACTCATGGTGGTGATCGAAATTGAATCCACCTAATTTTTTTAACCAGAAAAAGGTATTCATATTAA
This portion of the Coffea arabica cultivar ET-39 chromosome 2e, Coffea Arabica ET-39 HiFi, whole genome shotgun sequence genome encodes:
- the LOC113732770 gene encoding sugar transporter ERD6-like 5 isoform X1; amino-acid sequence: MDAERVLPDCSSQNGVNAEKGSSPKVTFAVVCSSFIVLCCFFTYGCACGYSSPAESGIIHDLGLSTAEYSTFGSLLLFGSMLGAIISGKVADIIGRRGALWFAELLLIIGWLAIAFAKGVWWLIVGRLLLGFSTGVQTYVSIVYLAETIPPNIRGGFTMASQFMACAGIAVMFSFGNIIPWRFLALIGTIPCIIQLIGLFFVPESPRWLANVGRQKELEASLQWLRGKETDISQEAAEIQDCNQSLYKQPISRFQELLETRYARPVSIGVGLSFLLPWGGSNGVLLYASSIFDTAGCNVGIATTTMSFIQIPFSVLGVLLMDKFGRRPLLMVDLAGACLGGLLIGVGFLLQDLKLPVDLSATTVFVGMQMFFAFYAFGAGLPFVIIAEVFPMNIKGTAGSLAAFINYLNSWIVAYVFNFLFKWSSAGAFFIFSIIYALLILFVLKMLPETKKKSLEEIQALWTQEVH
- the LOC113732770 gene encoding sugar transporter ERD6-like 5 isoform X2; translation: MLGAIISGKVADIIGRRGALWFAELLLIIGWLAIAFAKGVWWLIVGRLLLGFSTGVQTYVSIVYLAETIPPNIRGGFTMASQFMACAGIAVMFSFGNIIPWRFLALIGTIPCIIQLIGLFFVPESPRWLANVGRQKELEASLQWLRGKETDISQEAAEIQDCNQSLYKQPISRFQELLETRYARPVSIGVGLSFLLPWGGSNGVLLYASSIFDTAGCNVGIATTTMSFIQIPFSVLGVLLMDKFGRRPLLMVDLAGACLGGLLIGVGFLLQDLKLPVDLSATTVFVGMQMFFAFYAFGAGLPFVIIAEVFPMNIKGTAGSLAAFINYLNSWIVAYVFNFLFKWSSAGAFFIFSIIYALLILFVLKMLPETKKKSLEEIQALWTQEVH